The Nocardioides pantholopis genome window below encodes:
- a CDS encoding MFS transporter, giving the protein MTTTAADGTATDRTAADRGGARHVSLAILALAMGGFTIGTTEFVTMGLLPQVADGVDVSIPAAGHTISAYALGVVIGAPVLAYFGARWPRRGLLLALMAAYAVFNLLSAAAPSYEVLTLARFLDGLPHGIYFGVASLVAASMVPPERTGRAVAAVMLGLSVANVVGVPAATWLGQHLGWRAAYVAAAGLAVLTLVMVRAFVPPTPGDPHATGRRELAAFGSPQVWLTLAAGAVGFGGMFAVYSYISPTVTEVGGLGESTVPVFLLAFGLGMVAGTWLAGELAGWSVFGSLLAGAGGTAVVMVLFYLAAPHGWWALPVVFAITALGSVLVVNLQLRLMDVAGEAKTLGAAMNHASLNVANALGAWLGGLVIAAGYGYRSTALVGVGLSLLGVLVLVWSALAQRRTDAADAS; this is encoded by the coding sequence ATGACCACGACCGCCGCCGACGGCACCGCCACCGACCGCACCGCGGCCGATCGCGGCGGGGCGCGTCACGTCAGTCTGGCGATCCTCGCCCTGGCGATGGGCGGGTTCACGATCGGCACCACCGAGTTCGTGACGATGGGGCTGCTGCCGCAGGTCGCCGACGGGGTGGACGTCTCGATCCCCGCCGCGGGGCACACGATCTCGGCCTACGCCCTCGGCGTGGTGATCGGCGCCCCGGTGCTGGCCTACTTCGGGGCCCGCTGGCCGCGCCGCGGCCTGCTGCTGGCGCTGATGGCGGCGTACGCCGTCTTCAACCTGCTCAGCGCCGCCGCTCCGTCCTACGAGGTCCTGACGCTGGCGCGCTTCCTCGACGGCCTGCCGCACGGCATCTACTTCGGCGTCGCCTCGCTGGTGGCGGCGAGCATGGTGCCGCCCGAGCGCACCGGGCGGGCGGTCGCCGCGGTGATGCTGGGGCTCTCGGTCGCCAACGTGGTCGGCGTGCCGGCGGCGACCTGGCTGGGGCAGCACCTCGGCTGGCGGGCGGCGTACGTCGCCGCGGCCGGGCTCGCGGTCCTGACCCTGGTGATGGTGCGCGCGTTCGTCCCGCCCACCCCGGGCGACCCCCACGCCACCGGCCGCCGCGAGCTGGCGGCCTTCGGCAGCCCCCAGGTGTGGCTGACGCTCGCGGCCGGCGCGGTCGGCTTCGGCGGCATGTTCGCGGTGTACTCCTACATCAGCCCCACCGTCACCGAGGTCGGCGGCCTGGGGGAGTCCACGGTCCCGGTGTTCCTGCTGGCCTTCGGCCTCGGCATGGTCGCCGGCACCTGGCTGGCCGGCGAGCTGGCGGGCTGGTCGGTGTTCGGCTCGCTGCTCGCGGGCGCCGGCGGCACCGCCGTCGTGATGGTGCTGTTCTACCTCGCCGCCCCGCACGGCTGGTGGGCGCTGCCGGTCGTCTTCGCGATCACCGCCCTGGGCTCGGTCCTGGTGGTGAACCTCCAGCTACGGCTGATGGACGTGGCCGGCGAGGCCAAGACACTCGGCGCCGCGATGAACCACGCCTCGCTCAACGTCGCCAACGCGCTCGGTGCCTGGCTGGGCGGCCTGGTGATCGCCGCCGGCTACGGCTACCGCTCGACCGCGCTGGTCGGCGTCGGGCTCTCCCTGCTCGGGGTGCTGGTGCTGGTCTGGTCGGCCCTGGCTCAGCGGCGTACGGACGCGGCCGACGCGTCCTAG
- a CDS encoding FUSC family protein: protein MSGASDIETTPEQQSTKAHRPGGSPVLIILMSIVVVPAVIVADSFDAGPAAIIGGLVALFSLVAFMGGPLRADLRAAALIAPLLLFAAIVPRLLAEVSRPAAIALVVVLGFVAALLPLRGPRFAHAGLGLGMTTVYAYAYAPHGVTDHQQVIAAAVAGVLVALLVRLLLGVSDPSKPTREQVAEVLVADDPAAATSTAFDTWLSDGRQRWLAQALEGASRYRLAVRANELDAAGSGSDGDVAALRARAEELAEQLRAKHPPAGDAAAPAPGAGPAEASAVRRADAALDSVEHAAHDRDRTPVVLDRGSRHEFRDAVLHPSARLRSIQVRHAFRTAFGLLVMLLITYHLEPGDPLISTVLLSTFAILQASWRDTLGKARTKVVGVVAGSAAVAVILLTVPERYLTEIAAVALVLGLWYITTRPALGAAFMVVVSVGFNAVTRDLDPGELLVQYAVLTACAVAVGVVLGFAVVPAFRPAPLRRRVLDATEATAAVLRAASDGSPSVQQFLALHRDASQTQDELVPDREHLDERQLAALERLRSGLRDLTTMVDAATADRAALARAADLLDTADGAANGSAPQTDGAASSTLGDLAEQSGAAERYLLGTLPASG, encoded by the coding sequence GTGAGCGGAGCGAGCGACATCGAGACGACGCCGGAGCAGCAGTCGACGAAGGCGCACAGGCCCGGTGGCAGCCCGGTGCTGATCATCCTGATGTCGATCGTGGTCGTGCCCGCGGTCATCGTCGCCGACTCCTTCGATGCCGGACCCGCCGCGATCATCGGCGGCCTGGTGGCCCTGTTCTCCCTGGTCGCCTTCATGGGCGGGCCGCTGCGCGCCGACCTGCGCGCGGCAGCGCTGATCGCGCCGCTCCTGCTGTTCGCGGCGATCGTCCCGCGGCTGCTGGCCGAGGTGTCGCGGCCGGCCGCGATCGCACTGGTCGTGGTCCTCGGCTTCGTCGCGGCCCTCCTCCCGCTGCGGGGCCCGCGCTTCGCCCACGCCGGGCTCGGCCTCGGGATGACCACCGTGTACGCCTACGCCTACGCCCCCCACGGGGTGACGGACCATCAGCAGGTGATCGCGGCCGCCGTCGCCGGGGTCCTGGTGGCCCTGCTGGTTCGGCTGCTGCTCGGGGTCTCCGACCCGTCGAAGCCCACCCGGGAGCAGGTCGCCGAGGTCCTCGTCGCCGACGACCCGGCGGCGGCCACCTCGACCGCCTTCGACACCTGGCTCAGCGACGGCCGGCAGCGCTGGCTCGCCCAGGCACTCGAGGGGGCCTCCCGCTACCGGCTCGCCGTACGGGCGAACGAGCTCGACGCCGCGGGGTCCGGCTCCGACGGGGACGTCGCGGCGCTCCGCGCGCGGGCCGAGGAGCTGGCCGAGCAGCTCCGCGCCAAGCATCCCCCGGCCGGCGACGCGGCGGCCCCGGCCCCCGGGGCCGGTCCGGCTGAGGCGTCCGCGGTGCGGCGGGCCGACGCGGCCCTGGACTCCGTGGAGCACGCGGCCCACGATCGCGACCGGACACCCGTCGTCCTCGACCGCGGGAGCCGGCACGAGTTCCGGGACGCGGTGCTGCACCCCTCGGCCCGGTTGCGCTCGATCCAGGTGCGGCACGCCTTCCGCACGGCGTTCGGGCTGCTGGTGATGCTGCTGATCACCTACCACCTCGAGCCGGGCGACCCGTTGATCTCCACGGTGCTGCTGAGCACCTTCGCCATCCTCCAGGCGAGCTGGCGCGACACGCTCGGCAAGGCCCGGACCAAGGTCGTCGGCGTGGTCGCCGGCTCGGCCGCCGTCGCCGTGATCCTGCTGACCGTGCCGGAGCGCTACCTGACCGAGATCGCGGCCGTCGCTCTGGTGCTGGGGCTCTGGTACATCACCACCCGGCCCGCTCTCGGCGCGGCGTTCATGGTGGTCGTCAGCGTGGGGTTCAACGCGGTCACCCGCGACCTCGACCCCGGGGAGCTGCTCGTCCAGTACGCCGTGCTGACCGCCTGCGCCGTGGCCGTCGGGGTGGTCCTCGGCTTCGCCGTCGTCCCGGCGTTCCGGCCCGCGCCGCTGCGCCGGCGCGTCCTGGACGCGACCGAGGCGACGGCCGCCGTGCTGCGGGCCGCCTCCGACGGCTCCCCGTCGGTGCAGCAGTTCCTCGCGCTGCACCGAGACGCCAGCCAGACCCAGGACGAGCTGGTGCCGGACCGCGAGCACCTCGACGAGCGCCAGCTCGCCGCGCTCGAGCGGCTCCGCTCCGGCCTGCGCGACCTCACCACGATGGTCGACGCCGCCACCGCCGACCGTGCGGCGCTGGCCCGGGCCGCCGACCTGCTCGACACCGCGGACGGCGCCGCGAACGGCAGTGCGCCGCAGACGGACGGCGCCGCCTCCTCCACCCTCGGGGACCTCGCGGAGCAGTCCGGCGCGGCCGAGCGGTACCTGCTGGGGACGCTGCCCGCGAGCGGCTGA
- a CDS encoding HNH endonuclease translates to MAIDPNPAPLGECDSPAAVLAFARSQRAVADRAEVALLEAAVAWAAMHSTDCLDDAACLPGAEGEVAIAGPGAPLVTEFAPLELGAALGMSSDAARAMLGEAVELAHRLPKTWAAVRAGEVPAWRGRKVAANTLSLPADGAAYVDTHVHAVAGKIGYAALDRLIEEARVRFDPAGAEEKRKAAADRRHFDLDTGRVSFAGTVTVDGELDLADALDLDSAVARGARVLGELGCAESLDVRRSLAVGEIARRQLALDLDTTPTEVAGLSKRCRPRQVVVHVHLSAAALGSPSDGDLHLARVENTRSFVSADQVKTWCASPDAQVIVKPVIDLADVDHTDAYEVPDRMAERVVLNNPCCVFPWCTRSARRADTDHVVRHRHEREGPPGDGEYGETTDPNLAPLCRTHHRAKTHTAWTYTKLDETTYLWRSPNGIHLRRDHTGTTIVTT, encoded by the coding sequence ATGGCCATCGACCCGAACCCCGCCCCGCTCGGGGAGTGCGACAGCCCTGCCGCGGTGCTGGCCTTCGCCCGGTCCCAGCGGGCTGTGGCCGACCGTGCCGAGGTCGCCTTGCTCGAGGCTGCGGTCGCCTGGGCCGCCATGCACTCGACCGACTGCCTGGATGACGCGGCCTGCCTGCCGGGTGCGGAGGGTGAGGTCGCGATCGCGGGGCCGGGGGCTCCGCTGGTCACCGAGTTCGCCCCGCTGGAGCTGGGCGCCGCCCTGGGGATGTCCTCGGACGCGGCCCGGGCGATGCTCGGCGAGGCGGTCGAGCTCGCGCACCGGCTCCCCAAGACCTGGGCTGCGGTCCGCGCCGGCGAGGTGCCGGCGTGGCGGGGCCGCAAGGTCGCGGCGAACACCCTCTCGTTGCCCGCCGATGGTGCTGCCTACGTCGACACTCACGTCCACGCGGTGGCGGGGAAGATCGGGTACGCCGCCCTGGACCGGCTGATCGAGGAGGCCCGGGTCCGGTTCGACCCCGCAGGCGCGGAGGAGAAGCGGAAGGCTGCGGCCGACCGGCGTCACTTCGACCTCGACACCGGACGCGTCTCCTTCGCAGGCACCGTGACCGTGGACGGCGAGCTCGACCTCGCCGACGCCCTCGACCTCGACTCCGCGGTCGCCCGCGGTGCCCGGGTCCTCGGCGAGCTCGGCTGCGCGGAGTCCCTCGACGTACGCCGCTCCCTGGCCGTCGGCGAGATCGCCCGCCGCCAGCTCGCCCTGGACCTCGACACCACCCCGACCGAGGTCGCGGGCCTGTCCAAGCGCTGCCGGCCCCGCCAGGTCGTCGTCCACGTCCACCTCAGCGCCGCCGCCCTCGGCAGCCCCAGCGACGGGGATCTGCACCTGGCCCGGGTCGAGAACACCCGCTCGTTCGTCTCCGCGGACCAGGTGAAGACCTGGTGCGCCAGCCCCGACGCGCAGGTCATCGTGAAGCCGGTGATCGACCTGGCCGACGTCGACCACACCGACGCCTACGAGGTCCCCGACCGGATGGCCGAGCGGGTCGTCCTGAACAACCCGTGCTGTGTCTTCCCCTGGTGCACCCGCTCGGCCCGCCGCGCGGACACCGACCACGTCGTCCGGCACCGCCACGAACGTGAAGGACCACCGGGCGACGGCGAGTACGGCGAGACCACCGACCCCAACCTCGCACCCCTGTGCCGGACCCACCACCGGGCCAAGACCCACACCGCCTGGACCTACACCAAGCTCGACGAGACCACCTACCTGTGGCGATCCCCGAACGGCATCCACCTGCGCCGCGACCACACCGGCACCACCATCGTCACCACCTGA
- a CDS encoding 2'-5' RNA ligase family protein, with protein sequence MPTIGVAVAIPEPWASQLQDYRTSVGDVTATMIPTHITLVPPTEVAEADLAAVVGHLESVAANVASFSVHLRGTGTFRPVSPVVFVTLVRGISECEQLAAAVRCGPLAVDLAFPYHPHVTVAHDLADDRLDQAFKELSGFECEFDVDDFHLYAHDDGTGWHPTSTFVLTGLETASRTAEA encoded by the coding sequence GTGCCAACCATCGGAGTCGCCGTCGCGATCCCGGAGCCCTGGGCCTCCCAGCTCCAGGACTACCGCACCAGCGTGGGAGACGTCACCGCGACGATGATCCCCACCCACATCACGCTGGTGCCGCCCACCGAGGTGGCCGAGGCAGACCTGGCAGCGGTCGTCGGGCATCTGGAGAGCGTCGCCGCGAACGTCGCGTCGTTCTCGGTGCACCTGCGCGGCACCGGCACCTTCCGCCCGGTGTCCCCGGTGGTGTTCGTGACCCTGGTGCGCGGCATCTCCGAGTGCGAGCAGCTCGCGGCAGCGGTGCGGTGCGGGCCGCTGGCCGTCGACCTGGCCTTCCCGTACCACCCGCACGTCACCGTCGCCCACGACCTCGCCGACGACCGCCTGGACCAGGCGTTCAAGGAGCTTTCCGGCTTCGAGTGCGAGTTCGACGTCGACGACTTCCACCTCTACGCCCACGACGACGGCACCGGCTGGCATCCCACCAGCACCTTCGTGCTGACGGGCCTCGAGACGGCGTCCCGGACCGCGGAGGCCTGA
- a CDS encoding YihY/virulence factor BrkB family protein: MAPLGEAVGDRVVALRRRRPVVDHVVRMQQHYGDVKAGQQAGAVTYYAFLSFFPVLALSFFAVGYLSEVVPDADGTLIRAIKQVVPGLVGSGEGQVSLTDIQDAAGAVGVLGLVGVLYSGLGWVSALRDALLTVFEKPSAEQPSWVAGKLRDLLALVVLGVVLFVAVGVSGLVAGFSDDVLDLLGLGTELGILVKLLTVVLGLGMNAVLFYLMFRLLAAPHVPRSSLWSGAVLGAVAFELLKQLSGQLLSVTKDQPAFQAFGIALILVVWMNYTSRMIMYAAAWAWTSPAARALRQAEPAEPVQGPRMPSRVEAAAVNDVARPTRLASFVAGALTASGLLHLIHRRKDI; the protein is encoded by the coding sequence GTGGCGCCCCTCGGGGAGGCCGTCGGCGACCGGGTCGTGGCGCTGCGGCGGCGTCGGCCGGTCGTCGACCACGTCGTGCGGATGCAGCAGCACTACGGCGACGTCAAGGCCGGCCAGCAGGCCGGGGCGGTCACCTACTACGCGTTCCTGTCGTTCTTCCCGGTGCTCGCGCTGTCGTTCTTCGCGGTCGGCTACCTCTCCGAGGTGGTGCCCGACGCCGACGGCACCCTGATCCGGGCGATCAAGCAGGTCGTGCCGGGCCTGGTCGGGTCGGGCGAGGGGCAGGTCTCGCTGACCGACATCCAGGACGCCGCCGGGGCCGTGGGCGTGCTCGGTCTGGTCGGCGTCCTGTACTCCGGCCTGGGGTGGGTCTCGGCGCTGCGGGACGCGCTGCTGACGGTCTTCGAGAAGCCGTCCGCCGAGCAGCCCAGCTGGGTCGCCGGCAAGCTCCGCGACCTGCTGGCCCTGGTGGTCCTCGGCGTGGTGCTGTTCGTGGCGGTCGGCGTCTCCGGGCTCGTCGCGGGCTTCTCCGACGACGTCTTGGACCTGCTCGGTCTCGGCACCGAGCTCGGCATCCTGGTGAAGCTGCTGACGGTCGTGCTCGGCCTGGGCATGAACGCCGTGCTGTTCTACCTGATGTTCCGGCTGCTGGCGGCCCCCCACGTCCCGCGGTCATCGCTGTGGTCGGGGGCCGTGCTGGGCGCCGTGGCCTTCGAGCTGCTCAAGCAGCTCTCGGGGCAGCTGCTCTCGGTGACCAAGGACCAGCCCGCGTTCCAGGCGTTCGGCATCGCGCTGATCCTCGTGGTGTGGATGAACTACACCTCCCGGATGATCATGTACGCCGCGGCCTGGGCGTGGACCAGCCCCGCTGCCCGCGCCCTGCGCCAGGCCGAGCCCGCCGAGCCGGTCCAGGGCCCGCGGATGCCCTCGCGGGTCGAGGCGGCCGCCGTGAACGACGTCGCGCGGCCGACCCGGCTCGCCTCCTTCGTGGCCGGCGCCCTCACGGCGTCCGGTCTCCTCCACCTGATCCACCGTCGGAAGGACATCTAG
- the trpS gene encoding tryptophan--tRNA ligase, with amino-acid sequence MSSPAPAARPRVLSGIQPTADSFHFGNYLGALRQWVDLQEEHQPFFFIADQHAITVEQDPKVLRERCLRAAAQLLAAGVDPARSAIFMQSHVPAHAQLAWVLQCLTGFGEARRMTQFKDKSAKGGEGAASVGLFTYPILMAADILLYRPQYVPVGEDQRQHLELTRDLAQRFNSRYKKTFRLPEPYILKTTAKIGDLQDPTRKMSKSASSPAGIVEMLDDPKVSAKKIRSAVTDSEAEVRFDPEAKPGVSNLLTIYSALTGTGVEELAEQYAGRGYGDLKGDLADVVVEFVTPFRERTLELLEDQDYLGKVLRDGAEQAAAVAERTLADVYERVGFAAPLR; translated from the coding sequence GTGTCCAGCCCCGCCCCCGCCGCCCGCCCCCGGGTCCTCTCCGGGATCCAGCCGACCGCCGACTCGTTCCACTTCGGCAACTACCTCGGCGCGCTGCGGCAGTGGGTGGACCTGCAGGAGGAGCACCAGCCGTTCTTCTTCATCGCCGACCAGCACGCGATCACCGTGGAGCAGGACCCCAAGGTGCTCCGGGAGCGCTGCCTGCGCGCGGCCGCCCAGCTGCTCGCCGCGGGCGTCGATCCCGCCCGGTCGGCGATCTTCATGCAGAGCCACGTCCCGGCGCACGCCCAGCTCGCCTGGGTGCTGCAGTGCCTGACCGGGTTCGGCGAGGCCCGCCGGATGACCCAGTTCAAGGACAAGTCCGCGAAGGGCGGCGAGGGCGCGGCCAGCGTCGGGCTCTTCACCTACCCGATCCTGATGGCCGCCGACATCCTGCTCTACCGGCCCCAGTACGTCCCGGTGGGGGAGGACCAGCGCCAGCACCTCGAGCTGACCCGCGACCTCGCCCAGCGGTTCAACAGCCGCTACAAGAAGACGTTCCGGCTGCCGGAGCCGTACATCCTCAAGACCACCGCCAAGATCGGGGACCTGCAGGACCCGACCCGCAAGATGTCGAAGTCGGCGTCCTCGCCGGCCGGGATCGTCGAGATGCTCGACGACCCGAAGGTGAGTGCGAAGAAGATCCGCTCGGCGGTCACCGACTCCGAGGCGGAGGTGCGCTTCGACCCGGAGGCCAAGCCCGGCGTCTCGAACCTGCTCACGATCTACTCCGCCCTCACCGGGACCGGCGTCGAGGAGCTCGCCGAGCAGTACGCCGGGCGCGGCTACGGCGACCTGAAGGGCGATCTCGCCGACGTGGTGGTCGAGTTCGTCACGCCGTTCCGGGAGCGCACCCTGGAGCTGCTGGAGGACCAGGACTACCTGGGCAAGGTGCTGCGCGACGGTGCCGAGCAGGCGGCGGCGGTCGCCGAGCGGACCCTCGCGGACGTCTACGAGCGCGTCGGCTTCGCCGCGCCCCTGCGGTAG
- a CDS encoding SCO4848 family membrane protein, translating to MKFERKHAILLLAVAAWNVFSFGNFARNLYNAWSAGEDRATGYWVAHTVLIVVNFAIAGLLGSLGVKALRATKR from the coding sequence GTGAAGTTCGAGCGCAAGCACGCGATCCTGCTGCTCGCCGTTGCCGCCTGGAACGTCTTCAGCTTCGGCAACTTCGCGCGCAACCTCTACAACGCCTGGTCGGCGGGGGAGGACCGGGCCACCGGCTACTGGGTCGCCCACACCGTCCTGATCGTCGTGAACTTCGCCATCGCCGGGCTGCTGGGCTCCCTGGGCGTCAAGGCCCTGCGCGCCACCAAGCGCTGA